CCGGCGTCGGGCTCGGCGTAGACGGCGACGCTGGCGATACCGGCATCCCGAGCCGCCCGGATCACGCGGACCGCGATCTCACCGCGGTTGGCGATGAGTACCTTGTTGATCGTCTTCTGGGGGATCTCGGTCTTGGACACTGGCTCTCCTGCCTGGGGCTCACGCGGTGACGCGGGCCGTCGTCGGGGACAACGAATACGGTGCGGGCGCCGCCGCCACGGTGGGGCCGCGTGACGTCCGGCACGGCGCCGCTGATTCTCGGTGCCGTGCATACACGGGAATCACAGTAACTCACCGAGCACCTGCTAGGTTCCGGGGCTCGCGCAGCGACGATTCCGGTGCTCAGCCGCCCGCGGCGATACTCGCGAGTAGGTGCGCGAACTCGTTGAGGAACGCGGCCAGCCCGGCCTCGCCGGGGCCGTCGCCGCCGGCCGGGAACCGGCTGTGCAGCCGCAGGCCGCCTGGGGTGCGGTTGAACCAGACGTACACCTCGTCGTCGGCGTAGGTGTGACTGCGGAGCGCCACCGCGGCCCCGGCGTCGGCCTCGACGGCCCCCGGGACGCCGCGGGTGTCCATGAACGAGACGACGAACTTCGGTTCCGGCGGGATCCCGATCAGCTCGGCCAGCCGCAGCATCGGCAACGACGCGCCCTCGCGGGCGCGGTCGAGCGACACCATCGTCCGTTCCAGGGCGAGCGCGAAATCGGGGTCGTCGGACACGTTGACGCTGATCGGTGCCAGCGCGACGAACCAGCCGAGCGCGCCGTGGAACTCCACGTGGTGGCGGGTGTGCCGGGGCATCAGAGTGGTGAAACGACGGCCGCCGTGGCGGTGGTAGACGAGTGCCGCGACGGCCAGCAGTGCGCCGATCAGCGAGCCGCCCAGCGCGGTGGCGCGGTCGGTCAGCGCGCGGGTGGCGTCGTCGTCGAGAAGCAGTGTGGTGTGCGAGTGCTGCGCGGGCGGCGGCCCGGCGCCGGTGGGCGGCGCGGGCAGGATGCCGAACGGGGGCAGCCGGTCGGCGCCGCCGAGGAACTCCCGCCAGACGGCCACCGCCGGATGCCGGTCGTCGGCGGCGTCGGCGGCGGTTCGCTCGGAGCTGGAGAAATCGACGTAGCTGCCCGCCGGCGGCAGCGCCGCGGGGCGGCGCTCGCGCGCGGCCTGGTACAGCTCGCGCAGCTCGTATTGGGCGTTGACCAGCGAATAGCCGTCGACCAGCGAATGATCGGCGGCGAAGAAGAGCGTGAAACTGCCCGCCCGGGCGACGGTCGCGAAGCGGTACGCCGGCCAGTGCATCGGCGTGGTGGCGCGGTCGAAGGAGCCGGCGATCTGCTCGATCAGCAACCGGGGGTCGTGATACCAGCCGATCCGGCTCCGCCGCAGCAGTACCGTCCCGGGATCGGTGGTGTACCGGGCGACGTCGGGGCCGTCGAGGCGGACGTGCGTGCGGAGCACCTCGTGCCGGTTGATCCAGGCAAGGAGCGCGCCCTGCACCGCCGGGAAGTCGATCTGCTGATCGAACTCGACGGCCAGGCCCAGCCAGGCTTCGCGGCCGCCCTCACGCCGGGTGGCGCCCCGGTCGTCGTGCGCCGAGCGGAGATGCTGTTCGTGATTGTGGGACGTGCCGCGCGGGTCACGATGCCACGCGCCCAGTCCGCCGGGCGCCGCCGGGATCCACTCGATGAGTCCGCCCGGCCGGATGTCCGAGTCCAGGATCTGCAGAAATTCCATGTCGGCGGTGCGACGGGCCCCGGCTACGCCCCGCCGGAGCGGGTCTGCTCGGTCACCTGACGCTGAATCCGGGCCAGCATGCCGGTCATCCCGCGCAGGCGCAGCGGGGAGATGATGGATGCGAGCTGCAAGCTGTTCACGAAGTCGGCGGGGGTGTCCAGGATCGCCGCGGCCGGGGCACCGTCGAGCCCGGCGTGCAGGATCGACGCGAAACCGCGGGTCGTGGGCGCCTCCCGCGGCGCGCTGAAATACAAGCGCACCGCGTCGGGGTCGGCGGCGTCGACCGACAGGAAGATCGGCGACTGGCACTCCGGGACCGGCTCCATGGCATCGGCGTGCAGGTGCTCGGGAAGTGCGGGGAGGTCGTCGGCGAACTCCAGGAGGAGAGTGGTGCGGTCGGCGTCGCCGAGCGCGGTGAAATCGTCGACGATCTCCTGCAGGGCTGGTGTCAGGGTCATCGCGGTGAGGCTAGCCGTTCAGCGTGCCGGGCTCGTCGCCCACGGCGATCGGTGCGCGGACCGCATTGCCCCACTCGGTCCACGACCCGTCGTAGTTGCGGACGGCGTCGAAGCCGAGCAGGTACGTGAGCACGAACCAGGTGTGGCTGGAACGCTCGCCGATGCGGCAGTACGCGATGGTCGGCGTGGCCGGATCGAGGTCGGTGTAGATCTCCTCGAGCTCGGGCCGCGAGCAGAACCGGGCATCCGGGGCGGCCGCCTTGGCCCACGGGATGGAGACCGCGGTGGGGATGTGGCCGCCGCGGAGGGCGCCCTCCTCCGGGTAGTCGGGCATGTGGGTGCGGGCGCCGGTGTACTCCTCGGGGGAGCGGACATCGACCAGCGGCTGGGTTCCGATGGCGGCGCGCACCTCGTCGGCGAACGCACGGATACGCGTGTCGTCGCGCTCGATCACCGGGTAGTCGCTGCGCGGGTACTCGGGGACGTCGAACGACGTCTCACGCTGCTCGTCCATCCAGGCGGTGCGGCCGCCGTCGAGTAGCCGGACGTCTTGGTGGCCGAAGAGGGTGAACACCCAGAGCGCGTACGCGGCCCACCAGTTGTTCTTGTCGCCGTAGATCACGACGGTGTCGTCGCGCTCGATGCCCTTGCTGCGCATCAGTTCGGCGAAGGCCTCGCCGTCGATGTAATCGCGGGTCACCGGATCGTTCAGGTGCAGGTGCCAGTCGATCTTCTGGGCGGTCGGGATGTGCCCGATGTCGTACAGCAGCACGTCCTCGTCGGACTCGACGATCTTCAGGCCCGGCGCGCCGAGATGCGCGGACAGCCATTCGGTGCTGACCAGGCGCTCGGGATGTGCGTACGACGCGAACGCCGGGTTCGGATCGAGTTCGACTGTCACGGGAGAGCTCCTGATCGCCGGGGACGCCCCCGGGGCGGGCGCCGATGGCTTTCAGCATACGGCGGGACCCGAGACCCCGCCGGGGCGCAGGGGTGGTTACGTGCGTGCGAGTCGCGCGGGCTTGGTACTTTTCCGCACATGCCTTCACCGCAGAACGGGCGCCGTCCCGTCGTCGCACTGGTCGTCCTCATCGTGGCGATCGCCGCCGCCCTGGCGGGATGCTCCCCGGCGGCCAAGCACCGCGGGGAACCGGAGCCGACGCCGACGGCCCCGCCCAAGCACTGCACCGTCGACGACTGTCCGGCGCTGGCCGACCCGGCGGGACGGATCGGGCCGAGCGGGGTGACCGACGAGAACGCCGCGTCGACCGTGCCCAAGTATCTGACGACCGTGCTCGACGACCTCGACACCGTCTGGCCCGCCTGGTTCACGCAGCTGAACATCACCCGGGTGACGCCGGGCCGGGTGCTGATCTCCGGCAGCGACACGTTCACCAGTGAGTGCACCGACGAGGACGGGAAGACCGTCGCGGTCGACAGCGACTTCCCGAATGCCTTCTTCTGCCCGAAGGACACGCAGAAGGACGGCGCCGGGCATCCGCGCACCGGATCGGTGATCCTGCCGGTGCAGACCTTCGCCGACATCTGGGACGGCAAGCTGATGGGCCAGCGCGGCTTCCTGCTCGGCGATTTCAGCGCGTCGACCATCGTCGCGCACGAATACGGGCACAACGTGATGTACCGGATGGCCGACGCCTACGGCATGACCTCCGAGCAGTATCCGACCGGGGACGACACGGAGTTGCTGGCCGACTGCTTCGCCGGGAACTGGCTGGCGACGGTGTATCGCCGAGACGAGCTGTCGGTGAAGGAGATCGGCCAGGCGGTGGTGCTGATGGCGAGCGTCGCGGACCCGGTGAACGGAATGGGGCACGGTTCCATCCCGGCGCGGGTCTCGGCGATCAGCCGCGGCTTCGGCGTGACCGGCGACTCCGCCCCGGTGACGTGCTTGAAGAAGTACTGGCCGCAGGCGCTGGGCTCGGCGTAGGCAGACCTTATGGCGACACGGGCAGCGCCTCGACGGACATTGTGGCCGCGGTGCGCTCACCGGCCATCAGCCAGACCGAAAGCACATCGCCGTCGCGGTGCGCCAGCAGCCGCGGTGCATCCGCCAGCTGCAGGGGCGAGTCGTGTTCGACCACGGCCCGCAGCGGCAACCGCTCGCGCAGGTCGCCCTGAGTGGCGAGGGCCTCCTCCAGCGCCGTCCAGTACACGGCGTTGTTGACGTGCTCGATGAGGTCCAGATCGCAGACGCGCAGCAGGAACGGCACCGGCACGGCATCGGGGTGCGGCACTGGATCGAGCCATTTCTTCCGGCGCAGCCGCCCGGGCACCGCGTCGCCGCCGATCCGGCGCCGGAAGGTGTCGCTCAGCGCGGACGGGGTGAGCGTGTCGACGTTGAAGTGGCTCTTCAACTCTGAGAGTGCGTAGGTGGGATCTGGGCTGACCGGGCGTGGGCACAAGATGTAGGCGGGTCCTGGGTGTGAAGATGGAAGTTCCTACACACCCATTTTCACGCCACAGGACCCATGAGCGAGCTTACTGCCGATGTTGCTGACACGATCTGCCGAACCGTCGAGCTGGGGGTGACGATCACCGGCGCCGCTGTCGATGCCCGCGGCCGCACGCACTTGTGGTGCCGGGTGCTGCAGGCCGATCGGCATTGTCCGGGCTGTCAGATCGCCGGCGACCTGCGTGATCACGCCGACCGCGTGCTCACTGATGTGCCGATCAGCGGCCATCCTGTTGTTCTGCATGTCGCGGTGCCCCGGTTCGTGTGCCGTACCAGCGACTGCCCACGAACGATCTTCCGCGGCGGGATCGATCATGTCGCCGCGCCCCGGGCCGTGGTCACCGCCCGGACCACACGCTGGATCCTGCAACGCATCGCGATCGACAAGATGAGCGTGAAAGCGGTGGCCACAGCGCTGGGCCTGGCGTGGAAGACAGTCAACGCGATCGCCGTGAGTGCGGCCCGGGCCCTGGTCTACGACGGCGGCCACCTCGACGGTGTACGGCACCTGGGCGTCGATGAGCACAAGTGGAAACACGTTCGCGGACAAGGAGACCCGAGCTTCGTGACCGTTCTGATCGACTTGACGCCCGTGGTCGAGGGCACCGGCCCGGCTCGGCTGCTGGACATGATCGGCGGCCGGTCAGCGCAGGTCCTCAAAGACTGGATGAACACTCGTGACCAGCGATTCCGCGACCGGATCACAGTCGTGGCCATGGACGGATTCACCGGCTACAAGACCGCCACCAGCCAGGAACTCCCCGCCGCCCGGGTCGTGATGGACCCGTTCCACGTCGTCGCGCTGGCCGGAAACAAGCTCGATCTGTGCCGCCAACGCGTTCAGCAGCAGACATGCGGGCACCGCGGACGCGCCGGTGACCCGTTGTACACGATCCGCCGGATCCTGCACACCCGTACCGGGTTGCTCACCGCCAAGCAGAAGATCCGGTTGTACGAGTCGCTGACCAGCCATGACGCGCACGTCGCGGTCGAGATCACCTACCAGGTGTATCAGCAGCTGATCGCCGCCTACCAGCACCCGCAGCGCCGCGAGGGCAAGAAACTGATGTGGAAGGTCCTCAAACGCATCCAGACCGGACTCCCCGCCGGGCTAGCCGAACTCGCCCAACTCGGGCGAAGTCTCTGGAAACGCCGCGCCGACATCCTGGCCTACTTCGATACCGGAGTCTCCAACGGACCCGTCGAAGCCATCAACGGCCGCCTCGAACACCTCCGCGGAATCGCCCAGGGCTTCCGCAACCTCGACCACTACATCTTGCGATCCCTCCTGCACTCCGGTCAGCTCGCCGAACACATCAACGCACTCTGAAAGGCGAAGAGCCGTTGAAGTTGATCCAGAAGCCCTCGGTGGCGATCCGTGTGCCGCGTTCGCCGTCGATGTTGATCCGTGCGGTGAACCAGCGGGAGCCGGCCTGCGCGGCCCAGCGCTCGGCGGTCAGCTGATCCGGCTGCCCACCGAGTGCGTGCATCTCGATCACGGTGCGGCGTAACACCCAGTGCGGATGGATCTCCAGGTGACCGATGTGCGCCAGGTGATCCTGGCCGACGTCCTGCAGGCACCGGGCCACGCCGTCGAACTTGAGCCGGCGGTCGTGACTGATGTCGTCGCCGCGGACCGGCCACGTGCTGGTGAAGACCGCGCCCTCGGAAAGCAACTCGCGGCGCAGTTCGGGGTCCAGGCGCGGGGAAAGGGGTTCTCCGATCATGACCGGGGTGTCTCACTCGCCTCCGGCTGCCACAGGCTCGTGACGTCGACGCCGACGTCGGCCAGCAGATCGCGGGTCAGCGGGAGGCTGATGCCGATGACGCTCGACGGGTCGCCGTCGATGCCGTCGAGCAGCCAGCCGCCGAGGCCGTCGAGGGTGAAGGCGCCCGCGACCTGGAGCGGTTCGCCGGTGGCGACATAGGCGTCGATGGTCTGGTCGGAGACGTCGGAGAAGTGCACCCGCGTGGATCTGGTGCCGGATGCCGCGCGCGCGACGGTGCCGCCGGTCATCCGGGTGACGCAATGGCCGGTCAGCAGCCGGCCGGTGGTGCCGCGCATGCGCCTCCAGCGTTCGCGGGCGATCTCGGGGGTCTTCGGTTTGCCGGTCAGTTCGCCGTCGATCAGCAGCATCGAGTCGCAGGTGAGGATCACGCCGTCGTCGGCGACGGCGGCGATGTCCGGATCCGCCGAGGCCAGTACCTGCGCGACGATCGCGACACCCTTGGCCTTCGCCAGCTCGGTCACGACCGCCTCGGGAGCGTGACCGGCCAGTCCGGCGATCAGGGCGTCCTCGTCGAGATCGGACACCAGCACCAGCGGATCGATCCCGGCGGCCCGCAGCACGCCACGGCGGGCCGGGGACGCCGACCCGAGCAGAACCCGGGTCACCTCAGCCGTGGATGTAGCTGGTCGGCATACCCCACGCCTGGCGGTGCAGATCCGTCGGCCGTCCCCAGCGATTGAGCGGGCCGGCCGACGCCGGGCCTGTCTGCTGCGATGCCGCGGCAGACAGGACGGTCACCAGCGCGGCCAGTTCCTCATCGGTCGGGGCACCCTTGACGACGGTCAGGAAGGGCTGCCTTTGGTCGGCGTTCACAGCGCCATCCTCATCGTTCGCTGCGCTCACAGCGGGATGTTCCCGTGCTTCTTGGGCGGCAGCTGCACGAATTTACGTTCGAGCAGGCGCAGCGCTGTGGCGATCTGGCCGCGGGTATGGCTCGGCGGAATCACCGCGTCGACGTAGCCGCGCTCGGCGGCGACGTACGGGTTGACCAGGGTGTCCTCGTACTCCTGCTGGAGTTCCAGGCGCAGCGCGTCGACGTCCTCGCCGTTCGCCTCCGCCTCCTTGAGGCGGCCGCGGTAGACGAAGCCCACCGCGCCGGAGGCGCCCATCACGGCGATCTGCGCGGTCGGCCAGGCCAGATTCACGTCGGCACCCATGTGCTTGGAGCCCATCACGTCGTAGGCGCCGCCGTAGGCCTTGCGGGTGATGACGGTGATCTTGCCGACGGTGGCCTCGCCGTAGGCGTACAGCAGCTTGGCGCCGCGGCGGATGATGCCGTTGTACTCCTGGTCGGTGCCGGGCAGGAAGCCGGGGACGTCGACCAGCGTGATGATCGGGATGTTGAAGGCGTCGCAGGTGCGGACGAAGCGGGCGGCCTTCTCGGAGGCGTCGATGTCCAGGCAGCCGGCGAACTGGGTGGGCTGGTTGGCGACGATACCGACGCTGCGGCCGTCGACCCGGCCGAAGCCGACGATGATGTTCATCGCGCGCTCGGCCTGGACCTCGCAGAACTCGTCGTCGTCCAGGAGACGGCGGATCACCTCGTGCATGTCGTACGGCTGATTCGGCGAATCCGGGATCAGCGTGTCGAGCTCGAGGTCCTCCTCGGTGACGTTGTCCTCGATGGAGCCGTACTGGGCCGGGGCGGGCAGGCGCGGCGCCTCGGCGCGGTTGTTGCTCGGCAGGTAGCTGAGCAGTTCCTTGACGTACTCGAGGGCGTCTTCCTCATCGGTGGCGACATAGTGCGCGACACCCGACTTGGTCATGTGGGTGTGGGCGCCACCCAGATCCTCCATCGTCACGTCCTCGCCGGTGACCGTCTTGATCACGTCGGGCCCGGTGACGAACATCTGGCTGGTCTTGTCGACCATCACGGTGAAGTCGGTGAGCGCGGGGGAGTAGACGTGGCCGCCGGCCGCGGCACCCATGATCAGCGAGATCTGCGGGATCACGCCGGATGCCTTGACGTTGCGGTGGAAGATCTCGGCGTACAGGCCGAGGGAGACCACGCCTTCCTGGATGCGGGCGCCGGCGCCCTCGTTGATGCCGACCAGCGGGCGGCCGGTCTTGATGGCCAGATCCATCACCTTGCAGATCTTCTCGCCGTAGACCTCACCGAGGCTGCCGCCGAACACGGTCGCGTCCTGGCTGAACACGCAGACCTCGCGGCCGTCGACCGTGCCGTAGCCGACCACCACACCGTCGCCGAGCGGGCGCTTCTCGGCGAGGCCGAAGTTGGTGCTGCGGTGCCGCGCGAGGGCGTCGAGTTCGACGAACGAGCCCTCGTCGAGCAGGTGGGTGATGCGCTCGCGCGCGGTCAGCTTGCCCTTGGCGTGGACCCGCTCGACGGCGGTCTCACCCACCGGATGCTCGGCATCGGCGAGTCGGTTGCGCAGATCGGCCAGTTTGCCGGCCGTCGTGTGGATGTCGGGGGCGGCGTCATCGTCGCGGCGAGCAGTCGTCATGGACACCCATGCTAACGACGTCGCCGTGGCCACCGGCAACCGACACGGGTACCGGCGGGTAGCCGGTGACGACACTTGCTGAATGATCCCTGGTGCCGGGTGGTCGTCGGCCGGGCACGCCCTGCCGTCCCGGCCACCAGTGGTGGTCAGGCAGCGAGGTGCTGTTCGAGGAGGGTTTCGGCACCGGAGGTCGTGTCGTCCGTCGGCTGAGGTGTGACGAGCCGGCGAGGGCGCCCTTCGACGCTGGAAGTCGTGCCGCCGGTTCCAGCCCGCCGGTTGAGCCCCGCCGAGCCCCCTGGGGCGCCACGCCGCGCAGCCCTGACGGCCCGGCTGCGCACGACGGTCAGGCTGCCAGGTGCTGTTCGAGGAGCGCTTCGACGCCGGAAGTCGTGCCGTCCGCCGGCTGAGGTGCGACGAGCCCGCCAGGGCGCCCTTCGACGCCGTGTCGTCCCTTCATGATTCGCGCGCGGCGTCGATGGACTCCGCCACGCCGGCTCAGGACCCGGATCTCGAAGCCAAGGCCCCCGGGCTGCGTACTGTCCCCGAGTCGGTGGTTCACGATCGGTGGCGGACTCCGGTCTTCTTCCGGGGTGTCCGGGCCGGTCCGCAACTTGTCGGGATGGAACAGCGGATTGACGATCCACGGCCCCACCCGCCCGACCGGGCGCCACCCGACCCGGCCGGTGTCGGGGCCGTCGGTCAGGACCGTCGATTCCCAGTCCCCGGGCTGCTTGCCGTTCCACCGGTTGTGCTTCCCGCAGGCCCCGCCGAGGTGATCGATGTCGGTGGGGCCACCGTCTTGCCAGTCCGGCATGTGGTGCATTTCGCACTGCGCGAACGGGCGCGTACAGCCAGGTGCGGTACAGCCGCGGTCCCGGGCGAACAGGGCCAGCCGCTGGGCCCGCGACGCCAGACGATGCGCCCGCCCAAGGTAGAGGGGCTGCCCGGTCGCTGTGGAGAACACCGCCAGATACGGGACCGAGTCCGCGGCGATCTTCACCAGATCGCCGACCGGTATCCGGGTCCCGGTCGCGGTCCACGCGACCCCGGCCTGCCGGGCCAAATCTTCATCGGTGACGGTCACCACGATCTGATTGCGCAGACTCTCCGGCCGGGCGTGGGAGGCCTGGGCGTTGGCCCACTTCACGAACGCTTTGAGCGCATCATGCTGGCGGCGTCCTTGGAGCCGGGTATCGCGCTCAGCCGCCGCCGCCAGCACTGCGGGATCGAGGCCGGGCTGATCGGCCGCGCCGTGCGGGGACTCCGGATCATCCGGGTTGTTCATGCCCGGGACGGCCCACAAGCTGAACGTGACCTCGAACTCCGCCCGTAACTCCGGGTCCATCCGCGCCTGCACCGCAGTCATCAACTGCCGGTCCTGCGCAGACAACCGGAACTTCGCCTGCCGCGCCCGGTCGTTGTCACCGGCCAGGGTGCCATCAGGGTCCAGGTGCGCCAGAATCCGGTTCCCGACCATCGTCACCCCACCGGGATTCAACGTCCGGGCGGCATCGGCGAGCATGGCCTCGGCCTTCGCCCGCTTCTCCGGATCGACGGAGGCGGGGATCTTGTCCATGACCTCATCGATCACCGACACATGCGTCTCCCCGATCGCCCCCTCGGCGACCGCCGCCGCAGTCTCTGGATATTGCGGGTCGCGGCGCTGGCCGGTCATCGCGGTGAACCGGCCGATCGAGGCCGCCACCACCCGGCGCCGCCGGGACTCACCCTCCCCGATCCGTAGACCTTGGGTGAGCAACTGGTGCATCGTGTTGTACCCGGCCCGCGCACACGCACCCCGATCAGAGATCTCCACGAACAAGGCCGCGTCCACGGCCACACCCATGCGGCGGGCCTGCTCCCGCGCCTCCAGCAGATCGAGCAGGCCGTCCTCGGACAGCGCCGCCAGCGGCGCGCCGCCCAGGGATTCCTCGACAGCCGCACTCACGGCCACCAACTCGGCGGGCGACAGACCGGCCAGGAGGCCGTGGGCGTCGAACGCGTCGTTGCTCATCGCGGACCCCCTTCCGGCCGATCGAGGATAGTTCTTCCCCTACCCCCAGAATACGCACACCATGATGTGTACGCAATAGATCGCTAGAACTTACTTTCGAGTAGATCTCCATGGCAACGTCCCGGCGCTGGACGTGGACCCGGCTTCGAGCCCACAAACCCGGGAATCACTCACCTAGGGTGGATGTCGTGACCGTTCCGCCGCTGCCCGACATCGCCACCCTGACCGGATCTCTGGCCGGTACCCGCTGGCACGACATCCACGTGATCGCCGAGACCGGCTCCACCAACGCCGACCTGGTGGCCCGCGCCGGCGAACCGGGGATCGCCGGCACCGTCCTGATCGCCGGGCACCAGCGCACCGGCCGCGGACGGCACACCCGCGTGTGGCAGACCCCGCCCGGTCAACTCGCCGTCTCCGCGGCGGTCCCGGTCACCGCGGGCGCCGCCGCCGCGGTCGGCTGGCTGAGCCTGCTGACCGGGCTGGCCGTGCGCGCCGCGGTCGGCGAGATCACCGGAATCCGTCCCGATCTCAAATGGCCGAACGACGTCCTCGTCCCGGCCGGGACACCCGGGGAGGGCAAGAAGCTGTCCGGAATCCTGTGCGAGTTCGCACCGTCCGGGCATCCGGACGGCGGCGGCATCGCGGTGATCGGCACCGGACTGAACCTCGACCTGACCGCGGCGCGGCCGCCGATCGAGACGGCGGCCTGCCTGCGGAGCCTCACCGGTGACGTCCCCGACCCGACCGTCGTGGCGATCGCCTATCTGCGGGCGCTCTCGGATCTGCTCACGCGCTGGCCGTCGGACCTGACGGCGCTGGCCGCCGACTACCGGGCCGCCTCGGCGACCCTCGGTAAGCGGGTGCGGCTGGTGCTGCCCGGCGACCGGGAGGTGATCGGCCGTGCGATCGACGTCGACGACGAGGGCCGCATCGTGGTAGAGGGCCCGGATGGCCGCGTGACGGCCTCGGCGGGCGACGTCACCCACCTCCGCCCGGCCTGACGGCTACCGGGCGGGCGACGCGGTCCGGCGGCTGCGGTCGCCCATCGTCGGGATCAGCGACAGGATCGGCAGACCGATGCAGACCTGCAGGATGCCGGTCACCAGACCGCTCCAGATGTCGCTCTGGGTGGCGAGCGGCACCACGAACGCCGCGACGATCAGCAGGCCGACGATCCACCGGTAGAAGCTGTTCGGGGTCGGGGTGACCAGGGTCAGGACGAACCAGAGCGCGCCGCCGAGCAGGGCCGCGACGAAGCCGACGATCGCGTACCAGTACTCGCCGCCCGGATCGAGGGGACTCCACCAGCCGAAATGCCCGGTGGCGTTCACCCCGCGGGCGATGAGGCCGATGATCCACGCGACCAGCCAGCCGGCCAGGCCGGTGACGACACCGGTCATGAACACGCCGCCGGAGTACAGCAGCGGGTCGATGTCCGGTCCCTGCCGGGGCGGTTTCGCCGGGGCGCCGGACTGCGGGTAGCCGGACTGGCTGTACCCGGTCTGGGGATAGCCCTGCGGGTCGTAGGCGGGCTGACTCTGCGTGTAGCGGGGGTCGGTGTATCCGGAGTCCTGGCTGTACGCCCGCGTCTGCGGCGGGCGGCGTCGCGGATCCTGCGGATCGGAGTAGGTCATCACGTCCCCTGCATCTCTGGTCGGTGTCTCGGCGTTTGCGCGCCGGTGTCCTGGCCGCCCAGTGTACTGGCGTCTCAGGCGTCTTTTACCCGGTGATGACTACGCTGGCATCCATGGCATATCCGCGGGAGAACCTCGCGCCCGGCGAGACCGTGCTGGTCCACCGGCATCCGCACTGGAAGAGCCTGGTGGCGCCGGTGCTCTTGTTCTGGCTGCTCACCGCGGTCGCCGGACTGCTGCTCGGGCTGCTGTGGAACTCAGCCGGCCCGGGTCCCGCGCGCACGTGGGCCACCGTCGCGGTCGGCGTGGTGTGGGGGCTGGGCGCCTTCTGGTGGCTCGCCCGGCCGCTCGCCGCCTGGGCCACCACCCACTTCGTGGTGACCGATCGCCGGGTGATCTACCGCAACGGCATCCTCACCCGCTCCGGGATCGACATCCCGATCGGCCGCATCAACACCGTCGAGTTCTCGCACGGACTGCTCGACCGGATCCTGCGCACCGGGTCGCTGCAGATCCAGTCCGCGTCCGATGATCCGCTGACCTTCGTCGCGATCCCGCGGGTCGAGTCGGTGCACGCGCTGCTGTACGAGCGGCTGCTGGACCACGTCGACGACGAGGACTGGGATCGCCGCAGTGATTGGGATCGCCGCGGTGATGGGGACCGGCGCGGTGACCGGGACCGGCGTGACGGCGATCGGAGCCGGCGATGACGCCCGGCCGCGCGGTCCTGCTGGCCGAGGACGATCCGGCGATCGCCGAACCGCTGGCCCGCGCCCTGATCCGCGAGGGTAACGACTGCACCGTCGCCGCGACCGGACCGGAGGCCCTCGACGCCGCGCTGTCCGGTGCGTATTCGCTGGTGATCCTCGACCTCGGGCTGCCCGGGATGGACGGGCTGGAGGTGTGCCGCCGCATCCGTGATGAGCGTCCGCAGCTCGCGGTGCTGATGCTGACCGCCCGCACCGACGAGGTGGATTTCGTGGTCGGC
The nucleotide sequence above comes from Gordonia sp. PP30. Encoded proteins:
- a CDS encoding HNH endonuclease signature motif containing protein encodes the protein MSNDAFDAHGLLAGLSPAELVAVSAAVEESLGGAPLAALSEDGLLDLLEAREQARRMGVAVDAALFVEISDRGACARAGYNTMHQLLTQGLRIGEGESRRRRVVAASIGRFTAMTGQRRDPQYPETAAAVAEGAIGETHVSVIDEVMDKIPASVDPEKRAKAEAMLADAARTLNPGGVTMVGNRILAHLDPDGTLAGDNDRARQAKFRLSAQDRQLMTAVQARMDPELRAEFEVTFSLWAVPGMNNPDDPESPHGAADQPGLDPAVLAAAAERDTRLQGRRQHDALKAFVKWANAQASHARPESLRNQIVVTVTDEDLARQAGVAWTATGTRIPVGDLVKIAADSVPYLAVFSTATGQPLYLGRAHRLASRAQRLALFARDRGCTAPGCTRPFAQCEMHHMPDWQDGGPTDIDHLGGACGKHNRWNGKQPGDWESTVLTDGPDTGRVGWRPVGRVGPWIVNPLFHPDKLRTGPDTPEEDRSPPPIVNHRLGDSTQPGGLGFEIRVLSRRGGVHRRRARIMKGRHGVEGRPGGLVAPQPADGTTSGVEALLEQHLAA
- a CDS encoding acyl-CoA carboxylase subunit beta; protein product: MTTARRDDDAAPDIHTTAGKLADLRNRLADAEHPVGETAVERVHAKGKLTARERITHLLDEGSFVELDALARHRSTNFGLAEKRPLGDGVVVGYGTVDGREVCVFSQDATVFGGSLGEVYGEKICKVMDLAIKTGRPLVGINEGAGARIQEGVVSLGLYAEIFHRNVKASGVIPQISLIMGAAAGGHVYSPALTDFTVMVDKTSQMFVTGPDVIKTVTGEDVTMEDLGGAHTHMTKSGVAHYVATDEEDALEYVKELLSYLPSNNRAEAPRLPAPAQYGSIEDNVTEEDLELDTLIPDSPNQPYDMHEVIRRLLDDDEFCEVQAERAMNIIVGFGRVDGRSVGIVANQPTQFAGCLDIDASEKAARFVRTCDAFNIPIITLVDVPGFLPGTDQEYNGIIRRGAKLLYAYGEATVGKITVITRKAYGGAYDVMGSKHMGADVNLAWPTAQIAVMGASGAVGFVYRGRLKEAEANGEDVDALRLELQQEYEDTLVNPYVAAERGYVDAVIPPSHTRGQIATALRLLERKFVQLPPKKHGNIPL
- a CDS encoding PH domain-containing protein; its protein translation is MAYPRENLAPGETVLVHRHPHWKSLVAPVLLFWLLTAVAGLLLGLLWNSAGPGPARTWATVAVGVVWGLGAFWWLARPLAAWATTHFVVTDRRVIYRNGILTRSGIDIPIGRINTVEFSHGLLDRILRTGSLQIQSASDDPLTFVAIPRVESVHALLYERLLDHVDDEDWDRRSDWDRRGDGDRRGDRDRRDGDRSRR
- a CDS encoding acyl-CoA carboxylase subunit epsilon, whose product is MNADQRQPFLTVVKGAPTDEELAALVTVLSAAASQQTGPASAGPLNRWGRPTDLHRQAWGMPTSYIHG
- a CDS encoding nucleoside triphosphate pyrophosphatase codes for the protein MTRVLLGSASPARRGVLRAAGIDPLVLVSDLDEDALIAGLAGHAPEAVVTELAKAKGVAIVAQVLASADPDIAAVADDGVILTCDSMLLIDGELTGKPKTPEIARERWRRMRGTTGRLLTGHCVTRMTGGTVARAASGTRSTRVHFSDVSDQTIDAYVATGEPLQVAGAFTLDGLGGWLLDGIDGDPSSVIGISLPLTRDLLADVGVDVTSLWQPEASETPRS
- a CDS encoding biotin--[acetyl-CoA-carboxylase] ligase, which gives rise to MTVPPLPDIATLTGSLAGTRWHDIHVIAETGSTNADLVARAGEPGIAGTVLIAGHQRTGRGRHTRVWQTPPGQLAVSAAVPVTAGAAAAVGWLSLLTGLAVRAAVGEITGIRPDLKWPNDVLVPAGTPGEGKKLSGILCEFAPSGHPDGGGIAVIGTGLNLDLTAARPPIETAACLRSLTGDVPDPTVVAIAYLRALSDLLTRWPSDLTALAADYRAASATLGKRVRLVLPGDREVIGRAIDVDDEGRIVVEGPDGRVTASAGDVTHLRPA